One genomic segment of Pseudoalteromonas sp. GCY includes these proteins:
- a CDS encoding PilZ domain-containing protein → MKANLQDLFEQYFQIAEQVQINLYPVDDNMVPENEYQLEAAIPPLFKLANEINELDLNALRPLRNLGDIANELAAYLQAQSRKIDLIISHILATEEPDDSHLFCDSYGGGGLTATLEANYEVGQSLRTKIFLRNEASAIFCYSEVIAKQDGKFTLAFTAIREADQELLVRASLHAQTRQLKLKQQKDQ, encoded by the coding sequence ATGAAAGCGAATTTGCAGGATTTATTTGAACAGTATTTTCAGATAGCTGAACAGGTTCAGATCAACCTCTACCCGGTTGATGACAATATGGTTCCAGAAAATGAATATCAACTAGAAGCTGCAATTCCGCCGCTATTTAAGCTCGCGAACGAAATTAATGAGTTAGATCTTAATGCCCTGCGACCACTTCGTAATCTGGGTGATATTGCCAATGAGTTAGCTGCTTATTTGCAGGCGCAATCACGTAAGATTGATTTAATTATCAGCCATATTCTCGCAACCGAAGAACCTGACGACAGTCATCTATTTTGTGACAGCTACGGCGGCGGCGGCCTGACCGCAACGTTAGAAGCAAATTATGAAGTCGGACAATCATTACGAACTAAAATATTTTTGCGCAATGAAGCCAGTGCTATCTTTTGCTACTCAGAAGTCATTGCCAAGCAAGATGGTAAATTCACCCTCGCCTTTACCGCTATTAGAGAAGCAGATCAAGAGTTGCTCGTACGGGCAAGCCTACACGCCCAGACGAGACAACTTAAGCTAAAGCAGCAAAAAGACCAATAA
- a CDS encoding agmatine deiminase family protein — translation MSFTLLPEWAPQDAIMLTWPHSDTDWSDILSDVEPVYVALCQHITQVQEVVIVAHNKALKQHIENLLCTAEVSLAKCHFVVTPCNDTWARDHGPLTTQTSTGNLCIKDFTFTGWGNKFAADLDNKINQQLAKQVLNPNCTFEKVDVVLEGGGIEINESNVLLTTSECLLNPNRNPHLSKTELELLLQKELGAESFLWVDHGYLAGDDTDSHIDTLVRFAPDNTLVYVKCDDKSDEHYDALNKMEQQLRTFRTPNGDPYRLISLPWPSAKFDNEGERLPATYANYLILNKTVLVPIYGDEKDQEALDKVSLAHPERTVIGVNCLPIIHQFGSLHCITMQLPKGFLR, via the coding sequence ATGAGTTTTACTTTACTCCCAGAATGGGCACCACAAGACGCAATCATGCTTACTTGGCCGCATTCTGATACCGATTGGAGCGACATTCTCAGTGACGTTGAACCTGTGTACGTTGCACTTTGCCAACATATTACCCAAGTTCAAGAAGTCGTTATCGTGGCGCATAATAAAGCGTTAAAACAGCATATCGAGAACTTACTCTGCACAGCTGAGGTTAGCTTAGCCAAGTGTCACTTTGTTGTTACGCCTTGCAATGACACATGGGCCCGTGACCACGGTCCACTTACGACGCAAACAAGTACAGGAAATCTATGTATCAAAGATTTCACCTTTACGGGTTGGGGTAACAAGTTTGCTGCGGATTTAGACAATAAGATCAATCAGCAGCTTGCCAAACAGGTCCTCAACCCAAACTGTACTTTTGAAAAGGTTGACGTGGTACTTGAAGGCGGCGGCATTGAGATTAACGAGTCCAATGTCTTATTGACCACTTCAGAGTGTCTGTTGAACCCAAATCGCAATCCACATCTAAGTAAAACCGAATTAGAACTACTGTTGCAAAAAGAGTTAGGTGCAGAGTCCTTCTTGTGGGTTGATCATGGATACTTAGCCGGTGATGATACGGATAGTCATATTGACACGTTAGTGCGTTTTGCGCCGGATAATACCTTGGTATATGTAAAGTGCGACGACAAATCAGACGAGCACTATGATGCCCTTAATAAAATGGAACAGCAGCTACGCACATTCCGCACCCCAAATGGCGATCCATACCGTTTAATTAGTTTACCTTGGCCTAGTGCTAAGTTTGATAACGAGGGTGAAAGATTACCTGCAACTTATGCAAACTATCTGATCTTGAATAAAACCGTATTAGTACCTATCTATGGCGACGAAAAAGATCAAGAAGCGCTGGACAAAGTCTCTCTTGCCCACCCAGAAAGAACGGTAATTGGCGTTAACTGCCTACCAATCATCCATCAATTCGGTAGCCTGCACTGTATTACGATGCAGTTACCAAAAGGTTTTTTAAGGTAA
- a CDS encoding carbon-nitrogen hydrolase, which produces MTEKNIKVGIVQHSNSTDLVNNFAKTCDGIRKAASQGAKLIVLQELHRSLYFCQTEDTDLFDLAETIPGPSTDSLGALAKELNVVIVASLFEKRATGLYHNTAVVLESDGTIAGKYRKMHIPDDPGFYEKFYFTPGDMGFTPIQTSVGKLGVLVCWDQWFPEGARLMAMAGAEFLIYPTAIGWDPRDDKAEQIRQRDAWIIAQRAHAVSNGVPVISVNRVGHESDPSGQSEGIQFWGNSFVTGPQGEMLLHASEEAEEISVVDVDLARSESVRRIWPYLRDRRIDHYQDLCKIYRD; this is translated from the coding sequence ATGACTGAAAAAAACATCAAAGTTGGTATTGTTCAACATAGCAACTCTACAGATCTCGTAAACAACTTTGCAAAAACCTGTGACGGTATCCGAAAAGCCGCTAGTCAGGGGGCTAAGCTTATCGTGTTACAAGAATTGCACCGCAGCTTGTATTTTTGCCAGACTGAAGACACAGATCTCTTCGACTTAGCGGAAACCATTCCAGGCCCAAGCACAGACTCACTAGGCGCACTTGCAAAAGAGCTTAATGTTGTCATCGTTGCGTCGTTATTTGAAAAGCGTGCAACAGGGCTTTATCACAACACCGCAGTTGTACTTGAGTCTGACGGTACGATTGCCGGCAAATACCGTAAAATGCACATTCCTGATGACCCAGGTTTTTATGAAAAGTTTTACTTCACCCCTGGCGACATGGGCTTTACTCCAATTCAGACTTCTGTAGGCAAATTAGGCGTACTGGTGTGTTGGGATCAATGGTTCCCAGAAGGTGCGCGCCTGATGGCAATGGCGGGCGCTGAGTTTTTAATTTACCCAACGGCAATTGGCTGGGATCCTCGCGATGATAAAGCAGAACAAATTCGTCAACGAGATGCTTGGATAATTGCACAGCGTGCACATGCAGTCTCTAACGGAGTACCTGTGATTAGCGTTAACCGTGTTGGCCATGAATCAGACCCTTCAGGTCAAAGTGAAGGTATTCAATTCTGGGGCAATTCTTTTGTTACCGGTCCGCAAGGTGAAATGTTATTGCATGCATCTGAAGAAGCTGAAGAAATCTCGGTTGTTGATGTTGATCTTGCACGCAGTGAATCTGTTCGTCGCATCTGGCCGTATTTAAGAGACAGACGAATCGATCACTATCAGGATCTTTGCAAAATTTATCGCGATTAA
- the mfd gene encoding transcription-repair coupling factor — MANVQWNNLPWVKSNKDKISWGNLVGSSLSLCLSEHIQQHDNLVVLVTPDTPSALRLEHELAYLLKDTPVMMFPDWETLPYDHFSPHQDIISQRLATLNTLKQEKQSVLIIPVSTLMLRTAPPSFIHGMSLQVKKGDTVDAQSLRDTLTQAGYRHVQQVMEHGEFAVRGSIIDLYPMGSPLPFRLDFFDNELDSIRHFDIESQRSNNEIDAIDLLPAHEFPTNAEDIERFRINYREAFGASSEKDSIYMQVSKGNWPAGIEYYLPLFFDSLATVFDYLPEDTVFMPFGDIESAAQTFWQDVSKRYESRRVDPLRPLLSPVKLYQPIETLFEGLNGFSRIKLSQAALGTKAGNNNVAAELIDDVRIEHKQANPYQKILDYIAAEKKQKSRVLFSVESEGRRESLLTLLKPTGLKLKPYKRISEFVSSDSDVGVVVTPLATSVKLLDKQSLSIITEQELLGVKISQKRRRKHKYEQGQDALIRNLAELKEGQPIVHLDHGVGRYLGLETIDAAGIATEFVTIIYANDAKLYVPVSSLHMLSRYSGGEEASAPLHKLGNDAWEKAKRKAAEKVRDVAAELLDIYAKRQSKPGYAFKLDASAYRDFSDSFPFEETDDQRNAITAVLADMQSSLAMDRLVCGDVGFGKTEVAMRAAFVAVNDSKQVAVLVPTTLLAQQHFENFKDRFADLPVEVGVLSRFNSAKEQKETLQKLEEGKIDIVIGTHKLIQENIKFADLGLLIVDEEHRFGVRQKEKIKQLRADVDILTLTATPIPRTLNMAMSGMRDLSIIATPPAKRLAVKTFVRERNDELIREAILREIKRGGQVYFLHNNVETIDKITADISALVPEANVTTAHGQMREKELEHLMGEFYHQKYNVLVCTTIIETGIDIPSANTIIMDRADKLGLAQLHQLRGRVGRSHHQAYAYLLTKNSQALTKDAVKRLQAIEQLEDLGAGFALATHDLEIRGAGELLGDDQSGQIQTVGFTLYMEMLEQAVEALKNGKEPTLDNLLQQQSEVDLKFPALLPDDYIHDVNIRLSMYKRIASTKSLAELDELQIELIDRFGLLPDAAKNLFAVQSVKLKATQLGINKVEANPKGGFFEFSSHTKVNPTFIIGLIQSSPSTYRMEGANKLKFLIEEKNGQERLKLVNAMIDDFEKKAVA, encoded by the coding sequence ATGGCGAATGTGCAATGGAACAATTTACCTTGGGTAAAATCAAACAAGGATAAAATTTCGTGGGGTAATTTGGTTGGCAGTAGCTTATCACTGTGTTTGAGTGAGCACATCCAACAACATGACAACTTAGTTGTACTCGTCACCCCCGATACACCTTCCGCACTTCGCCTTGAGCATGAACTGGCGTATCTTTTAAAAGACACGCCTGTCATGATGTTTCCTGACTGGGAAACGTTACCCTATGATCACTTTTCACCACATCAAGACATTATTTCTCAGCGTCTTGCGACGCTAAATACACTCAAACAGGAAAAGCAATCCGTACTCATCATTCCTGTTTCAACCCTCATGCTACGTACCGCACCGCCTAGCTTTATCCACGGCATGAGTCTTCAGGTTAAAAAAGGTGACACAGTAGACGCACAAAGCTTGCGTGATACCTTAACTCAAGCGGGTTATCGTCATGTCCAGCAGGTCATGGAACATGGTGAGTTTGCCGTTAGAGGCTCCATTATTGATTTATACCCCATGGGTAGCCCACTCCCCTTTAGACTAGATTTCTTTGATAATGAGTTAGACTCAATTCGTCATTTTGATATCGAAAGCCAACGCTCAAATAATGAAATTGATGCTATCGATTTATTACCGGCGCACGAATTCCCAACCAATGCAGAAGACATTGAACGCTTTAGAATTAATTACCGCGAAGCGTTCGGCGCAAGTAGTGAAAAAGACAGTATCTATATGCAAGTCAGTAAAGGGAACTGGCCTGCGGGTATAGAGTACTATTTGCCGCTCTTTTTTGATTCATTAGCGACGGTGTTTGACTATTTGCCTGAAGATACCGTATTTATGCCTTTTGGCGACATTGAATCTGCAGCGCAAACCTTTTGGCAAGACGTATCTAAACGCTACGAAAGTCGCCGAGTTGACCCACTTCGCCCGCTACTTTCACCAGTCAAGCTATATCAGCCAATAGAGACCTTGTTTGAAGGCCTTAACGGCTTCTCTCGAATAAAGCTTAGTCAAGCGGCGCTTGGAACCAAAGCGGGCAATAACAATGTCGCTGCTGAATTAATCGATGATGTCCGTATTGAGCATAAACAAGCTAATCCATATCAAAAAATCCTCGATTACATCGCTGCTGAGAAAAAGCAAAAGTCTCGGGTGTTATTCAGTGTTGAATCAGAGGGACGACGAGAGTCACTGCTCACCTTATTAAAGCCAACAGGACTAAAACTTAAGCCCTACAAACGTATTTCAGAGTTTGTATCTAGCGACTCAGATGTTGGTGTGGTCGTCACTCCACTTGCTACCAGTGTTAAGCTACTGGATAAACAATCGCTGTCTATCATCACCGAGCAAGAACTGTTAGGTGTTAAGATTTCCCAAAAGCGCCGCCGTAAACATAAATACGAGCAAGGGCAAGACGCCCTGATCCGAAACCTCGCTGAGTTAAAAGAAGGTCAACCTATTGTTCATTTAGATCATGGTGTAGGCCGCTATTTAGGTCTAGAAACTATAGATGCAGCGGGTATTGCTACCGAGTTTGTGACTATCATCTATGCCAATGACGCTAAACTTTATGTGCCTGTCTCTTCACTCCATATGCTTAGTCGTTACTCAGGAGGTGAAGAAGCTTCTGCACCACTTCATAAACTGGGTAATGACGCGTGGGAAAAAGCAAAACGCAAAGCGGCTGAAAAAGTCAGAGATGTTGCTGCTGAACTCCTAGACATATACGCAAAACGCCAAAGTAAACCGGGTTATGCATTTAAGCTAGATGCGAGTGCCTATCGAGACTTTTCTGATAGCTTCCCGTTTGAAGAAACAGACGATCAACGTAATGCAATCACAGCCGTACTTGCAGACATGCAATCAAGCCTTGCAATGGATAGACTCGTTTGTGGTGATGTTGGCTTTGGTAAAACCGAAGTGGCCATGCGCGCAGCATTTGTTGCCGTCAACGATAGCAAACAAGTGGCTGTCTTAGTGCCAACTACGCTCCTTGCCCAACAACACTTCGAGAACTTTAAAGACCGTTTTGCCGATCTGCCTGTTGAAGTCGGTGTGCTTTCGCGCTTTAACTCAGCGAAAGAACAAAAAGAGACGTTACAAAAACTTGAAGAAGGCAAAATTGATATTGTGATAGGCACCCATAAGCTTATCCAAGAAAACATCAAGTTCGCCGATTTGGGTTTGTTGATTGTTGACGAAGAACATCGCTTTGGTGTGAGGCAAAAAGAAAAGATTAAGCAGCTAAGAGCGGATGTCGACATTCTTACCCTTACCGCTACCCCCATTCCGCGTACACTGAATATGGCAATGAGTGGTATGCGTGATCTCTCTATTATCGCGACACCGCCAGCCAAACGATTAGCAGTAAAGACCTTTGTGCGAGAGCGCAATGACGAGCTTATCCGCGAAGCAATTTTGCGTGAAATCAAGCGCGGTGGACAGGTTTACTTCCTTCATAATAATGTCGAGACAATAGACAAGATCACCGCTGATATCTCGGCGCTCGTGCCAGAAGCCAACGTCACCACGGCCCACGGGCAAATGCGTGAAAAAGAACTTGAGCACTTGATGGGTGAGTTCTATCACCAAAAGTATAACGTGCTTGTGTGTACAACCATTATTGAAACCGGTATCGATATCCCCTCTGCTAATACCATCATTATGGATAGAGCCGATAAACTTGGATTGGCACAGTTACATCAGCTTCGCGGCCGTGTAGGACGAAGCCATCACCAAGCATACGCATACCTACTCACGAAGAATAGCCAAGCCTTAACTAAAGACGCAGTCAAGCGCTTACAGGCCATTGAGCAACTCGAAGACCTAGGCGCAGGTTTTGCCCTTGCCACCCACGATTTAGAGATCCGTGGTGCGGGTGAGTTACTGGGAGACGACCAAAGCGGTCAAATTCAAACCGTTGGTTTTACGCTGTATATGGAAATGCTGGAACAAGCCGTTGAAGCCTTGAAAAATGGTAAAGAGCCGACACTCGATAACCTACTCCAGCAGCAAAGCGAGGTGGACCTTAAGTTCCCAGCACTGCTACCGGATGATTACATTCATGATGTAAATATTCGCCTTAGCATGTATAAACGCATTGCTAGCACAAAGTCGCTGGCGGAGCTTGATGAGCTGCAAATCGAATTAATCGACCGCTTTGGGCTACTGCCTGATGCGGCTAAAAACCTCTTTGCGGTGCAGTCTGTAAAGCTAAAGGCAACCCAACTAGGCATTAACAAGGTCGAAGCAAACCCCAAAGGTGGCTTCTTTGAGTTCAGTAGTCATACAAAAGTTAACCCAACATTCATCATAGGATTGATACAAAGTAGCCCGTCAACCTATAGAATGGAAGGCGCGAATAAGCTGAAGTTCCTGATCGAAGAAAAAAATGGCCAAGAGAGATTAAAACTGGTTAATGCGATGATTGATGACTTTGAAAAAAAGGCTGTAGCATGA
- a CDS encoding CsiV family protein, whose translation MKTIKSLAILAALVSSASANATRWFEVEMIAFEQEPSFSLREDFSIEPKPLNRKNIKSLLFDGFNTTGYKLCLEGSEQFAEQDFIRELTSGARSSSCDPDANYVEKFDTLPLSPQVESQEHMDSIYLLNESQLNFSNKIAELKRKGLKPLLHTGWRFPEQSNKRAPNIEIIAGKQFAPPSSYSVTENDDLFSSLSNRFNIEESKEQVQWQLEGLIKIHVRHYLYVTTDLDLKYEDGNDIRTARMSQYTRVYSGDIHYLDHPKLGVIFQIRKYKH comes from the coding sequence ATGAAAACAATAAAAAGTCTGGCCATCCTAGCGGCTTTGGTAAGTAGCGCGTCTGCAAATGCCACCCGTTGGTTTGAAGTGGAAATGATAGCGTTTGAGCAAGAGCCTAGTTTCTCTTTGCGAGAAGATTTTAGTATTGAACCTAAACCACTCAATCGAAAAAACATCAAGTCACTATTGTTCGACGGTTTTAATACCACCGGCTATAAACTATGCTTGGAAGGCAGTGAGCAGTTTGCTGAGCAAGATTTTATTCGTGAATTAACCTCAGGCGCGCGCTCTAGTTCTTGCGATCCAGATGCAAACTATGTTGAAAAATTCGACACTTTGCCTCTTTCGCCGCAGGTTGAATCACAAGAGCATATGGACTCAATTTATTTGTTGAATGAGTCCCAGCTTAATTTTTCTAACAAAATTGCTGAGTTAAAACGTAAAGGACTCAAGCCACTGTTGCACACTGGTTGGCGATTCCCAGAACAAAGTAACAAGCGTGCTCCCAATATCGAAATTATTGCTGGCAAACAGTTTGCGCCACCATCCAGTTATAGCGTAACTGAAAATGACGATCTGTTTTCTTCATTGTCAAATCGCTTTAATATCGAAGAATCAAAAGAGCAAGTGCAATGGCAACTTGAAGGCCTGATTAAAATTCACGTGAGACACTACCTTTACGTGACCACAGATTTAGATTTAAAGTACGAAGACGGTAACGATATTCGTACTGCTCGTATGTCTCAATATACGCGCGTGTATAGCGGCGACATACATTACTTAGATCACCCCAAACTTGGGGTCATCTTTCAAATAAGAAAATACAAACATTAG
- a CDS encoding DUF3862 domain-containing protein, with amino-acid sequence MKKLLTAAALLTLVGCSKVSLENYNKLEVGMDKAEVENILGSADKCEEKTLHTNCIWGSEDKHIKVTLLSDKVTLYSKRGIE; translated from the coding sequence ATGAAAAAATTACTAACTGCTGCTGCGCTACTCACCCTAGTCGGCTGTTCTAAAGTAAGTTTAGAAAACTACAACAAGCTAGAAGTAGGCATGGACAAAGCTGAAGTTGAGAACATTCTTGGCTCTGCTGATAAATGTGAAGAGAAAACGCTACATACCAATTGCATTTGGGGAAGCGAAGACAAGCACATTAAAGTAACCCTGCTTTCCGATAAAGTAACTCTTTATTCAAAGAGAGGTATTGAATAA
- a CDS encoding TonB-dependent receptor plug domain-containing protein, with amino-acid sequence MALAATANLSNNEQAASQGVGQSTVNLYGLGSQRTLTLVNGSRFVSSNSPVGGGSAPGSQVDINNIPVSLIERVEVVKVGGAPVYGADAVSGVVNFILKTDYEGAEFSADVTNYDEAGKYDKSFRGLFGGNFNEDKGNLVFSFEYQDQKSILASELPSWVDQWSGYTPLGSDAVVDADGNPVAGQRRLYPNGRAGILSNSGLITLGPTER; translated from the coding sequence ATCGCGCTTGCAGCGACAGCAAACCTTTCAAATAACGAACAAGCCGCTTCCCAAGGGGTTGGTCAAAGTACCGTTAATTTGTACGGACTGGGTTCTCAACGTACCCTAACTCTTGTTAATGGTTCACGGTTTGTGTCAAGTAACTCACCTGTAGGTGGTGGTAGTGCACCAGGTAGTCAGGTAGATATAAACAATATCCCGGTTTCTCTTATTGAGCGAGTAGAAGTAGTTAAAGTGGGTGGTGCACCAGTGTATGGCGCCGATGCCGTTTCAGGTGTTGTAAACTTTATCTTAAAAACTGACTATGAAGGTGCCGAATTCTCAGCTGACGTAACGAATTATGATGAAGCAGGTAAGTACGATAAGTCATTCCGCGGTTTATTTGGCGGAAACTTCAATGAAGATAAAGGCAACTTAGTTTTTAGTTTTGAATACCAAGATCAGAAGAGTATCTTAGCATCCGAATTACCATCATGGGTTGATCAATGGAGTGGTTATACGCCTCTGGGATCTGACGCGGTAGTTGATGCCGATGGCAACCCTGTTGCAGGTCAACGTCGTTTATACCCAAATGGTAGAGCTGGAATTCTATCAAACTCTGGTCTTATCACTCTAGGACCGACAGAGCGGTAG
- a CDS encoding TonB-dependent receptor, which translates to MGYSRVEQDILQAFTIGDIIELPAGYLAAAFGYERRTEKASFSEDGTNVLNSGLANASTSGSYTTQDLFAEISLPLVSSDMDIPLVNTLSVDASFRRIDNDAAGKDNVWAVGLNYQPISDLMVRANYSETVRAPSVTELFLPVIQDSQFGTDPCDINNIDKGPSPATRRANCEAAGVPDGYKAVSGNASRVGTTGGNIDLESEKAEGLNIGLVYAPEWFEGFSFKIDYIKIDIEDAIVDFTLTDILNACYDSTNYPNEFCGKFRRGADFQIPADKAFESGYVNAALQEFETYEYEVMFKRPLHQYPLIGGLLPENSGELGIRSRLYNLKKDAKSNTGFDFEDNTGEYDNPDWLGDLRFDYTLEDINVYFDVEYHGEGNRNNDSTNFYDYIDQNGNPYNKIQSQTLYTLGGSYYLNDNAVVRFRVDNLFDWYPSVRELSVARFTYGRVFSAGFTYKF; encoded by the coding sequence ATGGGTTATTCACGTGTTGAACAAGATATCCTTCAAGCGTTCACCATAGGTGATATTATCGAATTACCTGCAGGTTATTTAGCTGCAGCATTTGGTTACGAAAGACGTACAGAAAAAGCAAGCTTTAGTGAAGATGGTACAAATGTGTTAAACAGTGGTTTGGCTAATGCATCTACTTCAGGTTCGTATACTACACAAGATTTATTTGCGGAAATCAGTCTACCGCTAGTTTCAAGCGATATGGATATTCCACTTGTAAATACGCTGAGCGTTGACGCTTCGTTCCGTAGAATTGACAATGATGCAGCGGGTAAAGACAATGTTTGGGCTGTAGGTCTAAATTACCAGCCAATCAGTGACCTAATGGTTAGAGCTAACTATTCAGAAACCGTTAGAGCACCGTCTGTTACCGAACTATTTTTACCTGTAATTCAAGACTCTCAATTCGGCACAGATCCATGTGATATCAATAATATAGATAAAGGTCCAAGCCCAGCGACAAGAAGAGCTAACTGTGAAGCTGCTGGTGTACCAGATGGTTATAAGGCGGTATCAGGAAATGCCTCAAGGGTTGGTACAACTGGTGGTAATATAGACCTTGAAAGCGAAAAAGCAGAAGGTTTAAATATTGGACTTGTTTATGCTCCAGAGTGGTTTGAAGGCTTCAGCTTTAAAATTGATTATATAAAGATCGATATTGAAGACGCGATTGTTGACTTCACTCTCACCGACATCTTAAATGCATGTTACGACTCTACTAATTACCCGAATGAGTTCTGTGGTAAATTTAGACGAGGCGCAGACTTCCAGATCCCTGCTGATAAAGCGTTTGAATCTGGTTATGTAAATGCTGCACTTCAAGAGTTTGAGACATATGAATATGAGGTCATGTTCAAGCGTCCATTGCACCAATATCCACTTATTGGTGGATTACTACCTGAAAACTCTGGTGAGTTAGGTATTCGTTCGCGACTATATAACCTTAAAAAAGACGCAAAATCTAATACCGGCTTCGACTTCGAAGACAATACAGGTGAATACGACAACCCTGATTGGCTTGGTGATTTAAGATTTGACTATACTCTCGAAGACATTAACGTGTATTTTGATGTTGAGTACCACGGTGAAGGTAATCGCAACAACGACTCTACTAATTTCTATGATTATATCGATCAAAACGGTAATCCGTATAACAAGATCCAATCACAGACGTTATATACTTTAGGTGGTTCATATTACCTGAATGATAATGCCGTTGTGCGTTTCCGAGTGGATAATCTATTCGATTGGTACCCAAGTGTTCGTGAGCTATCAGTTGCAAGATTCACTTATGGCCGCGTATTCAGCGCTGGTTTCACGTACAAGTTTTAA
- a CDS encoding dihydrolipoyllysine-residue acetyltransferase has translation MAKEFILPDIGEGIVECEIVEWLVAVGDEVKEDQPICDVMTDKALVQIPAVHDGVITKLHYEKGEIAKVHEPLFAMDVAGEQAAQPEQSAPQSSPTTSTSAVLEDFILPDIGEGIVECEIVEWLVAEGDEIKEDQAVCDVMTDKALVQIPAKYDGIVEKLYYQKGEIAQVHNPLFQMKLASSHAGKSNDPIADVHKPKESTAQAVTTSDEATRSLPKNGKAIASPAVRRKAREVGVDLSEVPGSGKNGRVYKEDIEHFLEHGVSGASTSREASTTVQPQTQKPTPTSEGGKRVEPLRGMKAAMAKQMVASVSTIPHFTYCDEIDLTDLIALRGALKEQYAKQGVKLTMMPFFIKALSLAINEFPILNAKVNDDCTEITYFDDHNIGMAVDSKLGLLVPNIKSCQSKSIVEVAQSVTELTEAAREGRVSPESLKGGTISISNIGAIGGTVATPIINKPEVAIVALGKVQQLPRFDAQGNVVSRSIMQVSWSGDHRIIDGGTIARFNNLWKTFLEEPAKMMMAMR, from the coding sequence ATGGCTAAAGAATTTATCTTACCAGATATTGGTGAAGGCATCGTAGAGTGCGAAATCGTCGAGTGGTTGGTGGCTGTTGGTGATGAAGTAAAAGAAGATCAGCCTATTTGTGACGTAATGACGGATAAGGCATTAGTGCAGATCCCCGCAGTACATGACGGTGTGATCACTAAGCTGCATTACGAAAAAGGTGAAATTGCAAAGGTACATGAACCTTTGTTTGCAATGGATGTTGCCGGCGAGCAAGCTGCTCAGCCAGAGCAATCAGCACCTCAATCCTCGCCAACTACTTCAACCAGTGCTGTACTTGAAGACTTCATCTTACCAGATATTGGTGAAGGCATTGTTGAGTGCGAAATCGTTGAATGGCTTGTTGCTGAAGGCGATGAAATCAAAGAAGATCAGGCTGTTTGTGATGTAATGACTGACAAGGCGCTAGTGCAAATTCCAGCCAAGTACGATGGTATTGTTGAAAAACTCTATTATCAAAAAGGCGAGATAGCACAAGTGCATAATCCGCTATTCCAAATGAAGTTGGCGTCATCTCACGCTGGAAAATCAAACGATCCAATCGCTGATGTCCACAAACCTAAAGAAAGTACAGCACAAGCTGTTACTACAAGCGATGAGGCTACGCGTAGTTTGCCGAAAAATGGTAAAGCAATTGCTTCTCCAGCTGTACGCCGCAAGGCGCGCGAAGTTGGTGTTGACCTTTCTGAAGTGCCAGGCTCTGGTAAAAATGGTCGCGTGTATAAAGAGGACATCGAACATTTCCTTGAGCACGGTGTAAGTGGCGCTTCGACATCGCGTGAAGCTAGCACAACGGTACAGCCTCAAACGCAAAAGCCGACACCTACCTCAGAAGGTGGTAAAAGAGTTGAGCCTCTACGTGGTATGAAAGCGGCGATGGCCAAACAGATGGTGGCCTCTGTTTCGACGATCCCACATTTCACTTACTGTGACGAGATTGACTTAACCGATTTAATAGCGCTTCGTGGTGCTTTGAAAGAGCAATATGCCAAACAAGGCGTGAAGCTGACGATGATGCCATTTTTTATCAAGGCGTTGTCACTTGCAATCAATGAATTCCCAATTTTGAATGCAAAAGTAAATGATGACTGTACAGAAATCACTTATTTTGATGACCATAATATTGGTATGGCGGTGGACAGCAAGTTGGGTCTTTTAGTCCCAAATATCAAATCTTGCCAAAGCAAATCGATTGTTGAAGTTGCCCAATCAGTTACTGAACTGACGGAAGCCGCTAGGGAAGGGCGAGTATCTCCTGAATCGCTGAAAGGAGGTACTATCTCAATCTCAAACATAGGGGCGATTGGTGGCACGGTTGCTACACCGATTATTAATAAACCAGAAGTTGCTATCGTTGCGCTTGGCAAAGTGCAGCAGTTACCGCGCTTTGATGCACAAGGTAATGTGGTTTCGCGCTCTATCATGCAAGTAAGTTGGTCTGGCGACCATCGTATTATCGATGGTGGCACGATCGCACGTTTCAATAATTTATGGAAAACCTTCCTAGAGGAACCGGCTAAAATGATGATGGCAATGCGCTAA